Within the Bradyrhizobium cosmicum genome, the region CGCCGGCCGGCGCCGCCTTGCGCGAGGTGAGCGCCCGCAGCTCTGCCAGAGCATCGCCGAACAGGCGTGCGGCCGAGTGCGCCTTCTGCATCCGCAGCCGCAAGTTCGCATTGGCGATCTGGATGCAGGCGCGCAGCAGGATGCGCTCGCGGCCGCCCTGCGGCGCCGCGGCCCACACCGCCTCCAGCACCTCCTGCGATTCCCAGAAATAGCCGCGGTCGTTCAGCGCGAGCCCGTAGCGCAGCGCCGGATGGCGCGCCGGCACGTAGCCGCGAAACGCCGGCGGCACCAGCGCCTTGGCGAGGTCGAGCGTGACGTAGTCGGCGTCGAGCCCGGCGGCATCGCCCGGCACATAGGCCCATTGCGGCCACGGCAAATGGCCGCTCGCCTGCGGCGGCACATTCATGGATGTGCCCCCGCAAGATCATGCGGCGCGTCCCTGGAGTCCCTGATCGTCGCGCAGGGCCGCTTTTGCAAATTGCTCAATAGCGTCAAGCGTCGCCCCCGGCGCTTCACGATGCGGAGAATGGCCCGCGTCCGAAATAATTTTCAAATCTACCGGACAGTAACACTCTTCCTGCGCAATTTCGACCTGCCGCAATGTCCCATATTGGTCATCACCACCTTGCAGGATCAAAATGGGAACGCGGATATAGGCCAGATATTCCGAGATGTCCCAGTCACGGAATTTCGGATCGAGCCAGGCGCCGTTCCAGCCGTAGAAGGCGTTGTCGACGTCCTTGTGCCAGCGCCCGAGCCTGGACTTGAGATCCGTGGTCTCGAAGCTGGTCTTGATCGCAGCGATGGACTGCACGGAAATGTCCTCGACGATGAAATGCGGCGCCATCAGCACGAGGCCCTGCAGCCGGTGATCCTGATGGGCCCCGGCATAGATCGTTGCGATCGAAGCGCCGTCGGAATGACCGAGCAGCAGGCCGCGCTTGAAGCCAATCACGTCAAGGATCTCAGGCAGCACGTCCAGCGCCTCGCGCTGCATGTAGTCGAGCGGCCGCGGCAGGGCGACAGGGCTCGACTGGCCGTAGCCCGCGCGCGAGTAGACTAAGATGCCGGCGGAGGTCGCCTCTCGGAGCTTTTCGGGGAAGTCGCCCCACAGACCGACCGAGCCGAGGCCCTCGTGCAGCATGACGATCGTGGGTGCGTCTGCGGATTCGGGCGCGAGCCATTTGTACTCGAGGCTGGCGTTACCGATGCTGAGGAAGCCTGTGGGGGTGAGGTCGGTCATTTCTTCGCTCTTCTCTCTCCGTCGTCATGCCCGGGC harbors:
- a CDS encoding DUF309 domain-containing protein gives rise to the protein MNVPPQASGHLPWPQWAYVPGDAAGLDADYVTLDLAKALVPPAFRGYVPARHPALRYGLALNDRGYFWESQEVLEAVWAAAPQGGRERILLRACIQIANANLRLRMQKAHSAARLFGDALAELRALTSRKAAPAGDGFVESFPIPVLTAQLQAKLGRPQPSKADWIAISAIVRS
- a CDS encoding alpha/beta fold hydrolase, with product MTDLTPTGFLSIGNASLEYKWLAPESADAPTIVMLHEGLGSVGLWGDFPEKLREATSAGILVYSRAGYGQSSPVALPRPLDYMQREALDVLPEILDVIGFKRGLLLGHSDGASIATIYAGAHQDHRLQGLVLMAPHFIVEDISVQSIAAIKTSFETTDLKSRLGRWHKDVDNAFYGWNGAWLDPKFRDWDISEYLAYIRVPILILQGGDDQYGTLRQVEIAQEECYCPVDLKIISDAGHSPHREAPGATLDAIEQFAKAALRDDQGLQGRAA